TCCCGGCAATCTTGCCGTTCAAAATCGCGGGCTTGGCCGGTGCGGCAGGAGCGACCGGAGCGACCGGAGCGGTGGCGGCGGGCACAGACACGGCAACGACTTCGGCGGCCGCACGCGTTTTGGCGGCGACCAACTCATCCAGGCGCGCGCGTTCGGCGGCGGTGAGTTTGTCCAGTCCGGACTCCTTGATTTCGACCTCGGAAAGGCCGTGGGAAAACGACTTTTCCTCCGCGCCCGCGAGCGGGATCGACAGGGCGCAGCAGATCAAAAGGAATCGCATCATGAACCCCATCTCAACGCGGCACGCCCGACGGCGCAACGGAGTTTTCCCGAGGCCTGCAACGCCCGCAATTTGCGTCACCTGATTAATACCTGAAAACCGGCACTCCACGCTTGCCAATGTTTTTTCAGGGGCGTCACTTTGCCTCTCCGTAAACGCCTTAACTCGTAGTTCGCATGGCCGGCCGACTCTCCACTCTTCTAGATCCCTCCCGCATCCGCCTGCAGGTGCAAAGCAACAAGCGCACCGTGGCGCTCAACGAGATCGCGCGTCTGCTCGACGGTCATTCCGACGTCACCAATTTCCAGGGGTTCTATAACGAGCTGCTCGCCCGCGAACGCCTCGATACGACCTGCCTCGGCAACGAGATCGCCCTGCCCCACGCCCGCACCGAGCACGTCCAGAAAATCGTCATGGCCGTCGGCCGCAGCGACAGCGGCGTGTTGTTCGAAAACAGCAACCAGACCGTGAAGCTGATGTTCGTCCTCGGCACCCCGAAGTCCAACCCCACCGACTACCTCCAGGTCGTCAGCGCGCTCTGCAAGATTTTCAAGGACCCGTCCAACCGTGACGCGCTCATGAACGCCGCCACGCCCGAGCAATTCATCCAGGCGATCGTCACCGCCGAGGAAAAGCTCCTGTCTCCGGCCTGAACAATGCCCAGCTTGGGCTTGCCGCCTGTCATTCCCGCGCAATCCTCCTCCGCGCGGCATGATTCATTCGTTTATCTTTAGTGACGGCAAACTCGTCGGGCGCGATCTCGAGATCGAAGCCCTGCGCCTCGTGCGTTCCGACAAGGGACTCGTCCTGTGGGTGGACCTCGAAAACCCCACCGACGAGGAGATCAAGTTTGTCCTCAGCGAAGTCTTTCAATTTCACCCGCTCGCCATCGAGGACTGCGTCACGCCCAGCGCGCTGCCCAAGCTCGAGGACTACGATGATTACCTTTTCATCGTGATGCATGCGGTGGACTTCACCCGCACCGAGAAGTTCAACACCACCGAAATCGATTTCTTCCTCGGCAAGGACTACCTCGTCACCTTCCACCACACGCCGCTTAAATCCGTGACGTCCGTCATGGACCGCTGCGTCAAATCCACCGGCATCGTCGCCCGCGGCCCCGACCGCATCGCCCACATGGTGCTCGACGCCCTGGTCGACAACTTCAAGCCCATCACCGACGAGCTCCGCGGCGAACTCGAGCTCATCGAGGAAACCGTGCTCGGCGAAGGCAGCGACAACCTCACGTCGAAACTCCTCGAGGTGCGCGGTGAGTTGAACCACCTGCGCCAGATCGTGCGCCCCCAGCGCGACATCGCCGCCCGCCTCGCCCACGGCGAGTCGAAGATCATCCGCTCGATCATGTATCCATATTTTCGCGACTTGCGCGACAACCTCGTGCGCATCGACGAAACCGCGGCCAGCTACGCCGACCAGCTGCTCATCTCCTTCGATCTTTACCTGAGCAAATCGGGCTTTGCCGCCAACGAAGGCATCAAGGTCCTCACCGCGCTCACCGCCATCACCCTGCCCGCGATCCTCATCGGCACGTGGTATGGCATGAACTTTTCGCACATGCCGGAGCTGCAATCGCGCTACGGCTACCCGATCGTGGTCGGCCTGACCGGCACGCTCACCGTCATCATGTGGACGTGGTGCAAACGCCGCCGCTGGATCTGACCCGCCGTCATGATCACCACGCTCGTCTATCGCGACACCAAGCTCGCCGGCTACAACCCGCCGGTCGAGTCACTGGCGGCCCTGCATCAAGAGCCCAACGTCATGCTGTGGATCGATCTCGCGGCGCCGACGCCCGAGGAGATCAAGGCCATCTTCGAAGATCTCTTCTCATTTCATCCGCTCGTCATCGAGGACTGCGTGAGTGATTCACCGCTGCCTAAACTCGAGTCCTACGACGACTACCTCTACTTCGTCATGCATGCGGTGGACTATTCGAAGACCGACAAGTTCACCACGACGGAGCTCGACCTCATCCTCGGTAAAAATTTCCTCGTCACCTTCCACCGGTTGCCCCTCAAGCCCGTGCAACAGGCCATCGAGCGATGCCAGCGCATGACCTCCATGCCCGTGCGCGGGCCCGACCGCTTCGCCCATACGCTGCTCGACTACATGGTCGAGGCCTACAAGCCCGCCCTTGAAGAACTGCGTGGCGAGCTCGAGGAAATCGAAAGCGCCGTGCTTGCCAACACCAACGCCCGCGAACTGTTCCCGCGCGTCGTCGCGTTGCGCAAAGAGCTCGCGCAACTCCGCCAGATCGTGCGCCCGCAGCGCGAGGTCGCCACGGAGCTCGCGCAGGGCAAAGCCCGCCTCGTCCGCCCCGCCATTCTACCCTACCTCCGCGATCTCTCCGAGGATCTCGCGCACATCGAAAATCAGGCGATCTCCTGGGCCGACCAGTTGATCCTGTCATTCCGCGTCTACCTCAACAAATCCAGCCATGAGGCCAACGAAGGCATCCGCGTGCTCACCGCGTTGACCGCGCTGACGATTCCTCCGCTTCTCGTCGGCGGCTGGTTCGGCATGAACTTCGCCCACATGACGGAGCTGGAAGGCCGCTTCGCCTACCCGCTCGCCGCCGTCTTCACGCTCGCCAGCATCGGCGGCATGGTCGTGTTCATGCGCAAAAAGCGCTGGTTATAACCGCCGCCGTTTAACGTCGCGGAAAACTCGCGCCTTCACGCCAGCGTCCTTCCACCTGCACGATTTTCGGGTCCGCCGGCACACCCCATTCATCGTGTTGCAACTGCCCCGTGAGCAGATTCACCGCCGCGCCGCCGAGACGGTCATAACCGGGTAACACACCCGCCTCTCCCGTGTCATCCGCCCACAGGAGCAACTTCACCAGCGCCGTATCCTGCGGCACCCGAATGCCTGCGCTCGCAAATTCATCCACGCCGTCCGCCGTGCTCAGCACGACATCGGGCCGGTGCCTCGCAAACCACTCCGACAATTCACGCGGGCTCGCCTGATCACGTCGCAAGGGCGGCACGCGCTGCACCGCCGGCACCTCCTGCTGATAGGCAAGAAACGCCGCGAGATGCAGATCCTCCATCGCCGCCTCGGCATCGCGACCGGTGACCAGACCGATCTTGCGCGCGCCGTCCGCCGTAGCCTTGGCCAGCGCCAGCCGCGTGTTCCGATAATGATGCGTCACCACGCGATGCAACGCCGGCACCGCCACCGAATACCCCACGGTGACCGCCGCAAATTTTGCCCAGGGAAAATCCACCACCGAGCCATGTCTGCCGGTCGAGCCCACCACCAATCCGCGGATGCCGCGCGCGATCAACATCTGCGCAAGCCGCTTCGGCGTGCGCCCCGGTTCATACAGCCAGAACTCCTCCGTTTCATAACCCAATTCGCCGGCCCGCGTCTCGGCGCTGCGCCGGAAATCGCTCAACGCCGGCACATCGCGCCAGTAATCGCAATCCTCGTGCACATTTAAAAATGCCAGCTTCCCCGCATACCGCCGACCGCGGCCCCCATGCAGATGCGCCATGAGTTTGGCCAGCGTAGGATCGGGCCGGTAGCCGAGCGCATCGGCCACCTTGCGAATGCGCTCCCGGGTCGCCACCGCGATGTTCGGATCATCGCGCAGCGCATACGACACCGCCGTCCGCGACACACCCGCGCGTCGTGCGACTTCGGCAATCGTGATCCGTTTTTTTACGTCAGCCATCTGAACGATTCAGAAAACCCTTCATTGCTCCCGCTGTCACGCCCGCAATCCTGCTGGTTTTATTACTTAAACTTTCCCCTTAAACTTAATCTGCGAAGCGATGTCCGCCCCCTACTATTTCAAGCCCGCCGCCCACGTTGGGCCCGATCATCCCGTCCTCACCGCCGACCTGTGCGTTTACAACGCCAACGCCGCCGGTGTCGCCGCCGCCATTCAGGGCGTGCGCGACGGGTTGAGCGTCCTCCTGCTCAATCCCGGCTGGCATGTGGGCGGACTTTCCTCCGGCGGTCTCGGCTTCACCGACTTCGGCAACAAGGCCGCCGTCGGCGGTATCGCCCTCGAATTTTATAAACGCATGGGCGTTCATTATGGCGTCGAAGCCGAGTGGCGCTTCGAACCGCACGTCGCCGAAAAAACGCTCACCGACTGGCTCGCCGAAATCGGCGTCACCGTTCACCACGGCTATTACCTCGAATCCGCCGTCGTCGCCGATGGTCGCATCACCGAGATCAGCTTCACCCACGGCGCCCGCGCACGCGCCGCCCAGTTCATCGATGCCTCTTACGAAGGCGACTTGCTCGCCGCCGCCGGCGCGAAGTTCACCGTCGGCCGCGAGGGCAACGCGAAGTATGGCGAGACGCTCAACGGAGCCATCGTCCACCCCAAGCATCAGTTCAACAATCCCGTCGATCCCTACGTCGTCTCCGGCGATCCCGCCAGCGGACTCCTTCCCGGCATCGAGCCCGGCGAACCCGAAACCGGCGCCGGCGACCATCGCGTGCAGGCTTACAACTTTCGCATTTGCATGACGCAGCGCGAAGACATCCGCGTGCCGTTCCCGCAACCCGCGCACTACGATCGTTCCCGCTACGAACTCCTCGCCCGCTACATCAAGACCGGCTGGGACCAGATGTTCTGGAAGTTCGATATGATCCGCGGACTCAAGACGGACACCAATAACCACGGTGCCGTCTCCAGCGATTTTATCGGCGAGAATTACGCCTGGCCCGAAGCCAGCCACGAGGAGCGCGAAAAAATCTTTCAGGCCCACGTCAACTACGTGCAGGGCCTCTGGTGGTTCTATCGCACCGATCCCGCCGTGCCCGCCGACGTGCAGGCCAAGGTCAACACGTGGGGTCTCGCCCGCGATGAGTTTGCCGACACCGGCCATTGGCCGCACCAGCTCTACGTTCGCGAAGCCCGCCGCCTCGTCGGCGCGTTCGTCATGACGGAACAGCACTGCCTGTCCAAGACGCTCGTCGAAGACGTGATCGGTCTCGCCGCCTACACGATGGATTCGCACAACTGCCGTCGCTTCGTCAAAGACGGCCGCGTCTACAACGAGGGCGACGTGCAGGTTCATCTGCCCAAGCCTTACGGCATCAGCTACCGCACGCTCGTCCCGCAACGCGGCGAGGTCACCAATCTGCTCGTTCCCGTGTGTCTCTCCGCGTCCCACATCGCCTACGGCAGCATCCGCATGGAGCCGGTTTTTATGGTGCTCGCCCAGTCCGCCGCGACCGCCGCAGCCCTCGCCATCAAAGGCCAAGTCGCCGTGCAGGACGTTCCCTACGACGAGCTCCGCAACCGGCTCGAAGCCGGCAAGCAGGTCCTCGTCTGGGACGACGCCCTGCCCCACGGCAACGGCAACGACGGCAGTCCGATCGGTCGCTGATCGCGGTTCACCTCACGCCGCAACCCGACGACGACGGAACAGTGCGAAACCGAGCACGCCCGCGCCAAAGAGGGCCGCGTAGGTGGAAGGCTCAGGGATCGCACCGGGAGATCCAATATTGCCGAGCACATTGGCCGAGACAAACGCACCAGCCACACCATTGGCACTCACCTCGGTCAGTACCGTGGTGTTGCCGGTGAAAGCGCCGCCGTTGTAGTAAAAACTACGTCCTTCGGTTGCTGCCCCGAAGGACGCACCGGTGATAAACGTTCCGACGGAATCGAACACATTGACCGCGTCGCTTCCGGAACTCAGCCCGATGCCGCCACCACTGTAGGAACCGACCTGAACAGAACCCACGCCGCCCCAGAACGACCTGAACGAAGCAATCGTGGTGGAATCTCCTTCGATAAAGATGACCGACTCGCCTGCGGCGATGGAGGTGACGCCAAGCAAACTCAGGGAAGTGGCAAAGGCATTGCTGGCATCGTCGACCTTGAAACCTGTAACATCAATGGCGCTGCCGCTCATATTGGTCAGCTCGAACCAGTCGGCGGTGCCGCCGGTTCCCGAAGAGGACATCGCCTCGGTAACGATTAACACCGGAGCGGAGCGAACGACCGCGGTAAACGCGCCGAATGAAAGCAGCGCGCAAAGAAGTTTGGATGAATAATTCATGATAAGTGTGATGATGGATTTAAAGTATGCGGACGGAAAATGATCAGCGGCGGCGGCGGCAAAGCACCAAGCCCAGGGAGGCTGCACCCAACAAAGCGGCGGCACTCGCCGGCTCGGGGATCGCCGAGATTCCGCTCAGGTCGAACACCGCAATCGATCCGCTGATTTCGAAACCGGCGATCAGGAGCGCCTTTCCGGTCGGGCTGTCGGCGGCGGAAATGAAGAGCAACGACTCGGGGGCGCGGTAATCGCCGCCGCCGTTTTCGCCGGTGAGCAAGTTGTAGTAATCGACGATCTGGATGTTGTTCAGATCGGTGACATCGAAGGCGAAAATACCGTTCTGACGCTCGGCGGCGGCGAAGATGTAATCATGCCCGTCAACCGAGCCAAAGGCCACGGCTTCGATCTCCGGGCCCTTGTCGCGCGAGCGGCTGTCGAGCGTGCCGGCGAAGTTCGCCATCGTGGAACCCTCGGCGTTGATGTTGAAGGTCGTGGGATCGTTGGCCGCCACGAAATCCTCGATCATCGATCCGCTGTCGAACACGACCGCACCGGTATTGCCGTTGACGATGCTGATGCTGCGCGAGCTGATCGTGGTGACGACGTCGATCTTGCCGTCGCCATTGGTGTCACCGTCGATCTTTGAAATGCGCAGATTGCCGAGCGCTCCGGGAGCGGTGGAATTGCCGGCGTATTGGGCATCGAGCGCGGCCTTGGTCGCGGGATCAACCAGACCGGCGGTCACGGCGGCGGCGTAGGTGATACGATCGGCGTCATCAGGGCGGTAGTCGCCCTCGTTGGCGGTGACGATGTAGGTCGTGCCCGCGCGCTCGAACTTCGCAATCGTGTCGGGGCTGCGCAGCGCGGCGACCGTGTCGTTCACATTGATGCCGTCCCCTCCGGCGTTGGAGGCATCCATGCGCTGGTTAACCGTGCCGAGATCGTGGATCGCCGTGATCTTGTCAGTCGCGAGATCGTAAACGGCGATCGCATTGTTCTCCTGCAGGGAAATGTAGGCGGTGGTGTTGGTCGTCGTGATGTATTCCGGCTCGATGTCGAGATAACGGTCGCCGGAAGCGATACGGGAAACTCCGCCCAGCGTGGCCGCAATGGGCACATCGCGATTGTTGCGCAGATTCTCGATGGAAACGCCGTTGGCGAGATTGGCTGCTTCGAAAGTCTTCGTCGTCACGGCCGAGCCGGTCAGTCCCTGAATGCCGGCGGTGTTGGTGATGCCCGAAAGGTTGATCACGCTGATCGAACCGGCAGCGGGCGTCGTGCTGACGTTGGACGGATTATCGGGATTGCCCGTGGCCTCGCCCTCGTTGGCGATGACGATGCGCGTGCCGTCGGGCGTGATCGTCACCGAGTCGGGATGATAACCCACATCCAGCGTGGTGAGCACTGTGCCAGTGGACACCTGGAAGAACACAGCCTTGCCCTGCGTGGTGTTGTTGGCCTTGGGAATGAGCGTGGCCACCGCGAAGTCGCGGTTCTGCGTATCCACGACCACACTGCTCAGCGAGAAAGTGTCATTGAGCGCAAACGCCGCGCCGGAGAGGTTGACGTTGCGCACCGCACCCAGCGCACCGTTGGAACCCAGCGTGTAGATCTGCACACCCTGTCCCGTGGCGGACGAGTAAGTGCTCAGCAGGCTCGAGGTGGCCTTGTCGTAGGAAAGAATCTCCGCGCTGTTGGGAAGTGAAACACCACCGAGGAAGTTAAGCTCGGCATGCGCAGGAACAGCAAACGGTGCAACCGCTGCGAGTGCGGTGATAAGGAGACGGGCTGGATGGTTCATTGAAAAGAACCACCGATTGAGCGCAGCTTGTGCGCACATGCACGCCACGGATTGTTAAACCGCGGCGACGCCGTAACACGGAATTAACGCAGGCTAACACGCGAGCCCGTGCCCGCGGGCTTCACTTGATCTTTTCCGCCTCGGCTTCGAGACGCGTGACCAGCTCGTCCATCTGGTCGATCACCGCCTGCACGGTTTCGCGCTTGGAGAGATCCACGCCGGCTTTGCGCAACTGTTCCATCGGGTGGTCGTTGCCGCCGCTCTTGAGCAACGTGAGATAACGGTCCGTCGCGGCGGCGCGTTCGCCGGTCGTGCCCGTGTTCATCGTCTTGTAGAGCTGCGCTGATGAAGCGAAACACGTTGCGTATTGATAGACGTAATACGGCGAGTTGTAGAAATGAGGGATGCGCGTCCACGTGTAACGGTAAAGTTCATCCAGCGAAACCGCTTCGCCGTAATAGCTCTTCAGCAGACTGCCGTAGAGTTCGCTGAACACATCGGCCGTGAGCGGCTCGCCTTTCTCGGCGAGCGTATGAGCACGATACTCGAAGTCCGCG
This portion of the Rariglobus hedericola genome encodes:
- a CDS encoding magnesium transporter CorA family protein, with the protein product MITTLVYRDTKLAGYNPPVESLAALHQEPNVMLWIDLAAPTPEEIKAIFEDLFSFHPLVIEDCVSDSPLPKLESYDDYLYFVMHAVDYSKTDKFTTTELDLILGKNFLVTFHRLPLKPVQQAIERCQRMTSMPVRGPDRFAHTLLDYMVEAYKPALEELRGELEEIESAVLANTNARELFPRVVALRKELAQLRQIVRPQREVATELAQGKARLVRPAILPYLRDLSEDLAHIENQAISWADQLILSFRVYLNKSSHEANEGIRVLTALTALTIPPLLVGGWFGMNFAHMTELEGRFAYPLAAVFTLASIGGMVVFMRKKRWL
- a CDS encoding LacI family DNA-binding transcriptional regulator, coding for MADVKKRITIAEVARRAGVSRTAVSYALRDDPNIAVATRERIRKVADALGYRPDPTLAKLMAHLHGGRGRRYAGKLAFLNVHEDCDYWRDVPALSDFRRSAETRAGELGYETEEFWLYEPGRTPKRLAQMLIARGIRGLVVGSTGRHGSVVDFPWAKFAAVTVGYSVAVPALHRVVTHHYRNTRLALAKATADGARKIGLVTGRDAEAAMEDLHLAAFLAYQQEVPAVQRVPPLRRDQASPRELSEWFARHRPDVVLSTADGVDEFASAGIRVPQDTALVKLLLWADDTGEAGVLPGYDRLGGAAVNLLTGQLQHDEWGVPADPKIVQVEGRWREGASFPRR
- a CDS encoding choice-of-anchor I family protein, whose amino-acid sequence is MNHPARLLITALAAVAPFAVPAHAELNFLGGVSLPNSAEILSYDKATSSLLSTYSSATGQGVQIYTLGSNGALGAVRNVNLSGAAFALNDTFSLSSVVVDTQNRDFAVATLIPKANNTTQGKAVFFQVSTGTVLTTLDVGYHPDSVTITPDGTRIVIANEGEATGNPDNPSNVSTTPAAGSISVINLSGITNTAGIQGLTGSAVTTKTFEAANLANGVSIENLRNNRDVPIAATLGGVSRIASGDRYLDIEPEYITTTNTTAYISLQENNAIAVYDLATDKITAIHDLGTVNQRMDASNAGGDGINVNDTVAALRSPDTIAKFERAGTTYIVTANEGDYRPDDADRITYAAAVTAGLVDPATKAALDAQYAGNSTAPGALGNLRISKIDGDTNGDGKIDVVTTISSRSISIVNGNTGAVVFDSGSMIEDFVAANDPTTFNINAEGSTMANFAGTLDSRSRDKGPEIEAVAFGSVDGHDYIFAAAERQNGIFAFDVTDLNNIQIVDYYNLLTGENGGGDYRAPESLLFISAADSPTGKALLIAGFEISGSIAVFDLSGISAIPEPASAAALLGAASLGLVLCRRRR
- the corA gene encoding magnesium/cobalt transporter CorA gives rise to the protein MIHSFIFSDGKLVGRDLEIEALRLVRSDKGLVLWVDLENPTDEEIKFVLSEVFQFHPLAIEDCVTPSALPKLEDYDDYLFIVMHAVDFTRTEKFNTTEIDFFLGKDYLVTFHHTPLKSVTSVMDRCVKSTGIVARGPDRIAHMVLDALVDNFKPITDELRGELELIEETVLGEGSDNLTSKLLEVRGELNHLRQIVRPQRDIAARLAHGESKIIRSIMYPYFRDLRDNLVRIDETAASYADQLLISFDLYLSKSGFAANEGIKVLTALTAITLPAILIGTWYGMNFSHMPELQSRYGYPIVVGLTGTLTVIMWTWCKRRRWI
- a CDS encoding PTS sugar transporter subunit IIA, which translates into the protein MAGRLSTLLDPSRIRLQVQSNKRTVALNEIARLLDGHSDVTNFQGFYNELLARERLDTTCLGNEIALPHARTEHVQKIVMAVGRSDSGVLFENSNQTVKLMFVLGTPKSNPTDYLQVVSALCKIFKDPSNRDALMNAATPEQFIQAIVTAEEKLLSPA
- a CDS encoding lamin tail domain-containing protein, encoding MNYSSKLLCALLSFGAFTAVVRSAPVLIVTEAMSSSGTGGTADWFELTNMSGSAIDVTGFKVDDASNAFATSLSLLGVTSIAAGESVIFIEGDSTTIASFRSFWGGVGSVQVGSYSGGGIGLSSGSDAVNVFDSVGTFITGASFGAATEGRSFYYNGGAFTGNTTVLTEVSANGVAGAFVSANVLGNIGSPGAIPEPSTYAALFGAGVLGFALFRRRRVAA
- a CDS encoding FAD-dependent oxidoreductase; this translates as MSAPYYFKPAAHVGPDHPVLTADLCVYNANAAGVAAAIQGVRDGLSVLLLNPGWHVGGLSSGGLGFTDFGNKAAVGGIALEFYKRMGVHYGVEAEWRFEPHVAEKTLTDWLAEIGVTVHHGYYLESAVVADGRITEISFTHGARARAAQFIDASYEGDLLAAAGAKFTVGREGNAKYGETLNGAIVHPKHQFNNPVDPYVVSGDPASGLLPGIEPGEPETGAGDHRVQAYNFRICMTQREDIRVPFPQPAHYDRSRYELLARYIKTGWDQMFWKFDMIRGLKTDTNNHGAVSSDFIGENYAWPEASHEEREKIFQAHVNYVQGLWWFYRTDPAVPADVQAKVNTWGLARDEFADTGHWPHQLYVREARRLVGAFVMTEQHCLSKTLVEDVIGLAAYTMDSHNCRRFVKDGRVYNEGDVQVHLPKPYGISYRTLVPQRGEVTNLLVPVCLSASHIAYGSIRMEPVFMVLAQSAATAAALAIKGQVAVQDVPYDELRNRLEAGKQVLVWDDALPHGNGNDGSPIGR